In Ciconia boyciana chromosome 16, ASM3463844v1, whole genome shotgun sequence, one genomic interval encodes:
- the RAB40B gene encoding ras-related protein Rab-40B, with protein sequence MRRMSHVGSPVKAYDFLLKFLLVGDSDVGKGEILASLQDGATESPYGYNMGIDYKTTTILLDGRRIKLQLWDTSGQGRFCTIFRSYSRGAQGVILVYDITNRWSFDGIDRWIKEIDEHAPGIPKILVGNRLHLAFKRQVSTEQAQAYAERLGMTFFEVSPLCNFNITESFTELARIVLMRHGMDRLWRPNKVLSLQDLCCRAIVSCTPVHLVDKLPLPVALRSHLKSFSMANGLNARMMHGRSYSLTSSNINKRNSLKKAKIIRPPQSPPKNCTRNSCKIS encoded by the exons ATGAGGAGGATGAGCCACGTGGGAAGCCCGGTGAAAGCCTACGATTTCTTGCTGAAATTCCTGCTGGTGGGGGACAGCGACGTGGGCAAGGGGGAGATCCTGGCCAGCCTGCAGGACGGAGCCACCGAGTCGCCCTACGGCTACAACATGG GTATAGATTACAAGACTACAACAATTCTTCTGGATGGCCGACGAATCAAGCTACAGCTCTG gGATACATCAGGGCAAGGGAGATTCTGCACCATATTTCGGTCTTATTCAAGAGGTGCTCAG ggAGTAATACTAGTGTATGATATTACAAATCGTTGGTCATTTGATGGAATTGATCGATGGATTAAAGAAATAGATGAG CATGCTCCTGGTATACCAAAAATCCTGGTTGGAAATCGCCTTCACTTAGCCTTCAAGCGCCAAGTGTCTACTGAACAAGCACAAGCCTATGCTGAGAGGCTGGGCATGACTTTTTTTGAAGTCAGTCCACTTTGTAATTTCAATATTACAGAGTCCTTTACTGAGCTAGCAAGAATAGTATTGATGAGACATGGAATGGACAGGCTCTGGAGGCCGAACAAGG TACTGAGTCTGCAAGACCTTTGTTGCCGTGCCATAGTTTCCTGTACCCCTGTGCATCTTGTTGACAAGCTCCCTCTCCCTGTTGCCTTAAGAAGCCATCTCAAATCTTTCTCCATGGCAAATGGCCTTAATGCCAGGATGATGCATGGACGCTCATACTCCCTCACATCCAGCAACATCAATAAAAGGAACAGCTtaaagaaagctaaaattatCCGTCCACCACAGAGCCCACCAAAAAACTGTACAAGAAACAGCTGTAAAATTTCTTAA